The Thalassolituus oleivorans MIL-1 genome includes the window GCGGAAACGGTATATAAAAGCATTCTTGCTGAAGGCGACCAGAAAAAAGTGGTTGATCTAATGCAAACCCGTATGGAACTGTACGATTACTTGAACTACCACGACTTCGAACAGAAGTTGGACGCGCTTTTTGCTGAAGGCAAAAACAAGTAATTAAGAAGTAGGGGTTGGCACTACGTCGAGCCTCATACTTCGGATACATTTTCAATTATCGATTTGGAGACACATACATGGCTGAAGCAAAACAATTATCTGGCGCGGGTTTGCGCGGTCAGGTTGCTGGTAAAACTGCATTATCGACGGTAGGTAAATCAGGTTCAGGTTTAACGTACCGTGGCTACGATGTTAAAGACTTAGCGAACAACTGCATTTTTGAAGAGGTTGCTTATCTGATTCTGAAAGGCGAGTTGCCTACTCAAGCTGAGCTAAGCGATTATCAAACTAAGTTGAAAGCTATGCGTGGCTTGCCGCAAGCTTTGAAAGAAGTGCTTGAACGCATTCCTGCAACTGCGCATCCAATGGATGTTATTCGTACCGGCTGTTCGGTATTGGGTAATCTAGAAACCGAAGAAAGCTTTGATCAACAACAAGATATGACCGACCGTATGCTGGCGGCTTTCCCATCCATTATTAATTACTGGTATCGCTTTTCCCACGATGGTGTGCGCATCGAAACCGAAACGGACGACGACACTATCGGCGCTCACTTCTTGCATTTATTGCATGGCAAAAAGCCAAGTGCACTGCACGAGCAAGTGATGAACGTATCTTTGATTTTGTATGCTGAACACGAATTCAACGCCTCCACCTTTACCGCGCGCGTATGTGCATCAACTCTAAGTGACATTCACTCTTGCGTTACTGCGGCAATTGGTTCTTTGCGCGGCCCGTTGCACGGTGGTGCAAACGAAGCGGCGATGGAATTGATCGAAGGTATGCAAAACCCTGATCACGCGGAAGAAACCCTGTTGGGCATGTTGTCTCGCAAAGAAAAAATCATGGGCTTTGGTCACGCGATTTACAGCGTATCTGACCCACGTAACGACATTATTAAGGTGTGGTCTGAGAAGTTGGCACAAGAAAATGGCAACTCCTCTCTGTATGACATCTCTGTACGTTGCGAAGCCGTGATGTGGCGCGAGAAGAAATTGTTCTGTAATGCCGACTTCTTCCATGCTTCGGCTTACAACTACATGGGCATTCCAACCAAGTTGTTTACCCCGATTTTCGTCTGCAGCCGCCTCACGGGTTGGGCGGCACACGTTATGGAACAGCGCGCCGATAACCGCATCATCCGCCCAAGCGCTGATTATGTCGGTGTTGAGCCGCGTTCAGTACCGGCGATTAGCGCGCGTTAATTAGCAAGCAATATTGAATGTTAGGGCTGCGGACGCTCGTATCGCAGCCGCTATTACGACCTTAAAAGATTTTGAGAGAGATCATCATGATCAACATGAATACTGAGTTTCGCAAACCACTGCCGAATAGTGTGCTGGAATACTATGACACTCGCGCAGCCGTTGATGCGATTAAACCAGGCGCTTACGCCAAATTGCCATACACTTCGCGTATTTTGGCCGAGCAGTTAGTTCGTCGCTGCGATCCAGCGGTGTTAACCGAATCTTTGGTTCAGTTAATTGATCGCAAGCGCGATCTGGATTTTCCTTGGTACCCAGCGCGTGTTGTAACTCACGATATCTTAGGTCAAACCGCTTTGGTCGACTTAGCGGGCTTGCGTGATGCCATCGCCGAGCAGGGTGGTGATCCATCAAAAGTAAACCCAGTGGTACAAACTCAGCTGATTGTCGATCACTCGTTGGCTGTTGAGTGCGGTGGTTTTGATCCGGATGCTTTCCAGAAAAACCGCGACATTGAAGAGCGCCGCAACGAAGACCGTTTCCACTTTATCGAATGGACCAAAACCGCATTCGATAACGTCGACGTTATCCCGGCCGGTAACGGCATCATGCACCAAATCAACCTAGAGAAAATGTCACCTGTAGTGCAAGCGCGCGATGGCGTTGCCTATCCAGACACCTGTGTCGGCACCGACTCGCACACCCCGCACGTAGATGCGTTAGGTGTCATCTCTGTGGGTGTTGGTGGTCTTGAAGCTGAAACTGTGATGCTCGGTCATCCATCCATGATGCGTCTTCCAGACATCGTCGGTGTTGAGCTAACCGGCAAACGTCAGTCTGGCATTACCGCAACCGACATCGTATTAGCGCTAACCGAATTTTTGCGTAAAGAACGCGTGGTGGGGGCCTATCTAGAGTTTTATGGTGAAGGCGCATCAAGCTTAACCATTGGCGACCGTGCAACTATCTCCAATATGACACCAGAATATGGCGCAACTGCTGCTATGTTCTCAATTGACGAACAAACCATCGAGTACTTAACGCTAACAGGCCGCGAGCCTGAACAAGTGGCTCTGGTTGAAGCGTTTGCGAAAGAAACTGGCCTTTGGGCTGATGATCTTAAAACCGCCGAGTACGAACGCGTACTGAGTTTTGATCTATCAAGCGTGGGTCGCAACATTGCAGGCCCGTCCAATCCGCATGCGCGCGTATCGACTGCCGATCTTGCGGCGAAAGGTATATCTGGCAACTTGGCATCCGCTCAAGCAGAGGAAGCGCAAGGTCTTATGCCGGATGGCGCAGTCATTATTGCGGCGATCACCTCATGCACCAACACCTCGAACCCGCGCAACGTTGTGGCGGCAGGCTTGTTGGCGAAAAAAGCCAACGAACTGGGCTTAGTGCGTAAGCCTTGGGTTAAATCATCATTTGCACCGGGCTCTAAAGTTGCTGAGTTGTACTTAAAAGATTCTGGCTTATTACCTGAATTAGAAAAGCTCGGCTTCGGTATTGTCGCCTTCGCTTGTACTACCTGTAATGGTATGTCGGGTGCGCTTGATCCTGTAATCCAGCAAGAAATTATCGACCGCGATTTGTACGCCACCGCCGTGTTATCGGGCAACCGTAACTTCGATGGCCGTATTCATCCGTATGCGAAACAAGCTTTCTTAGCATCGCCGCCACTGGTTGTTGCTTATGCTATTGCCGGTACTATCCGCTTTGATATCGAACAAGACGTATTGGCGGTGGTTGATGGCAAAGAAATACGCTTGAAAGATATCTGGCCATCTGATGAAGAAATCGACGCTATTGTTAAAGCCAGCGTTAAGCCAGAACAATTCCGCGAAATCTACATTCCTATGTTTGATTTAGGCGAGTTTAAAAAGGCCGATAGCCCACTGTACGACTGGCGCCCAATGAGTACCTATATTCGTCGTCCTCCATATTGGGAAGGAGCCTTAGCAGGCGAGCGCAGCCTAAAAGGCATGCGTCCTTTGGCAGTGCTGCCAGACAACATTACCACCGATCACTTGTCGCCATCGAACGCGATCTTGATGAATAGTGCGGCTGGCGAATACCTACACAAAATGGGCGTACCGGAAGAAGACTTTAACTCTTACGCAACTCATCGCGGTGACCACTTAACCGCACAGCGTGCAACCTTCGCTAACCCGAAATTGCTGAACGAAATGGTGCTGGACGATAACGGCAACGTGCAACAAGGCTCGTTGGCGCGTATCGAACCGGAAGGCAAGGTCACCCGTATGTGGGAAGCGATTGAAACCTACATGGAACGCAAACAGCCACTGATTATCGTCGCTGGCGCCGACTATGGCCAAGGTTCGTCACGCGATTGGGCCGCCAAAGGTGTGCGCTTAGCCGGTGTAGAAGCCATTGCCGCCGAAGGTTTTGAACGTATTCACCGTACCAACCTGATTGGTATGGGCGTATTGCCGCTGGAGTTTAAACCGGGTACAACCCGTAAAACGCTCGGCCTCGATGGCACGGAAACTTACGACGTCATCGGCGAGCGCTCAGCGCGCTGTGATCTTACTTTGGTTATTACCCGTAAAAACGGCGAAGTTGTAGAAGTGCCAATGACCTGTCGTTTGGATACCGCAGACGAAGTAATCACCTACGACGCTGGCGGTGTATTGCAGAAGTTTGCTCAGGATTTCCTGAAAAACGCTTAATCGAAACACGGATTAAGTAAAGAAAAAGCCCGCTATTGGTAACGAGAGCGGGCTTTTTTGTGCATCTAATCAATCCGTAAATCTTGGCTCTTTATCAGTCTTCCGCTAGTTTTGCCTAAACGGATGCTGGAAGGTTGGCAAAAGGATCGTTGGTGCTCCGCAGTCCACAGATTACGAAGGTGAGTGGTTCGTGAACAGTGTCGGTAGTGGATATTGAAGTTTTAATGTCTAATATTAGATCCATCAGTAATCTTATTGTTACTCTATTGCGCATGTGGTGATTTGAGTTTCTCCTTATTGGGATCAAAACAACAACTGTGACGAAGAAGACATCAGCCGTCCAATTAACTTCGGCAAATACCCTCGCGGAAGTCATGTCCGTTTATAACCTTTTCCGAGGTCATGGTATCCAAGGATCGCTACCTTGACTCTTGATCCTGCGTCTCTGCTACTCACTAATGCAATAACATCACTCGCTCTGGCGGCGGTGTTGCTGCTGTCTCGCATTGGTATGGGGAATGATGCCCGTGGGATTGGAACCTGGGTGTTTGGCGATATTGTGCTTGCGATGGGCCGGTGTGCGGCCGTCGCTACATTGCTCGGTTTGCCATTTACAGTGGGGAGGGACTTTACCAGTGTTGCGGGCTGTCTTGGAGTCATAGGTCTGGTTGCTCATGTGCAAGCATTGCGCAGTGTGGCGGGTCATCCTGCGCGTCCGATCTTGGTGGTTGCGCAAGCCTTGGGCTCGGCTCTACTGTTGTACCTGCTTGCCTTACCGCTGGAATCGCTTTCGCATAAGATGTTTCTATTCAGTGTCATGGCCATGGGTTACTCGGCGGTCACGCTTTGGGTATTAAGGCCGTTACTGCGGTTCTGGGGTGCTCGGCTGATTGCCTTGATGATGCTGATTTCGCTGGTAATGCGATTGGGTTTATTGCTGACATGGAACGATGTCGATATACCGCCTAGCTCCTCACAAAATCTAAGCGATGGCCTCCGTGCACCAGTATTGGTATTTCAATTGGCGATGGCGATGTTAGTTACTGGTGGTTTTGTATTGTTGATGCATGAGCGTTTACGTGCGCGCATCGAACGTCTTGTTGTAACTGATGCTCTTACTGGTACGGTGAATAGGCACGGTATCATGCCGCTGCTACAGGATGCATGGGCTCAGGCACTGCGTCATGGTCGGCCGGTGTCAGTGGTGATGTTTGATCTTGATCATTTCAAGCGAATCAATGATCTGTATGGCCACGCCATCGGCGATGAGGTACTGACTGGGTTTGCAGCCTGCATTAGTTCACAACTGCAGGATAACGATACTCTGAGTCGCTGGGGTGATGAGGAATTTTTGC containing:
- the prpC gene encoding bifunctional 2-methylcitrate synthase/citrate synthase yields the protein MAEAKQLSGAGLRGQVAGKTALSTVGKSGSGLTYRGYDVKDLANNCIFEEVAYLILKGELPTQAELSDYQTKLKAMRGLPQALKEVLERIPATAHPMDVIRTGCSVLGNLETEESFDQQQDMTDRMLAAFPSIINYWYRFSHDGVRIETETDDDTIGAHFLHLLHGKKPSALHEQVMNVSLILYAEHEFNASTFTARVCASTLSDIHSCVTAAIGSLRGPLHGGANEAAMELIEGMQNPDHAEETLLGMLSRKEKIMGFGHAIYSVSDPRNDIIKVWSEKLAQENGNSSLYDISVRCEAVMWREKKLFCNADFFHASAYNYMGIPTKLFTPIFVCSRLTGWAAHVMEQRADNRIIRPSADYVGVEPRSVPAISAR
- the acnD gene encoding Fe/S-dependent 2-methylisocitrate dehydratase AcnD; amino-acid sequence: MNTEFRKPLPNSVLEYYDTRAAVDAIKPGAYAKLPYTSRILAEQLVRRCDPAVLTESLVQLIDRKRDLDFPWYPARVVTHDILGQTALVDLAGLRDAIAEQGGDPSKVNPVVQTQLIVDHSLAVECGGFDPDAFQKNRDIEERRNEDRFHFIEWTKTAFDNVDVIPAGNGIMHQINLEKMSPVVQARDGVAYPDTCVGTDSHTPHVDALGVISVGVGGLEAETVMLGHPSMMRLPDIVGVELTGKRQSGITATDIVLALTEFLRKERVVGAYLEFYGEGASSLTIGDRATISNMTPEYGATAAMFSIDEQTIEYLTLTGREPEQVALVEAFAKETGLWADDLKTAEYERVLSFDLSSVGRNIAGPSNPHARVSTADLAAKGISGNLASAQAEEAQGLMPDGAVIIAAITSCTNTSNPRNVVAAGLLAKKANELGLVRKPWVKSSFAPGSKVAELYLKDSGLLPELEKLGFGIVAFACTTCNGMSGALDPVIQQEIIDRDLYATAVLSGNRNFDGRIHPYAKQAFLASPPLVVAYAIAGTIRFDIEQDVLAVVDGKEIRLKDIWPSDEEIDAIVKASVKPEQFREIYIPMFDLGEFKKADSPLYDWRPMSTYIRRPPYWEGALAGERSLKGMRPLAVLPDNITTDHLSPSNAILMNSAAGEYLHKMGVPEEDFNSYATHRGDHLTAQRATFANPKLLNEMVLDDNGNVQQGSLARIEPEGKVTRMWEAIETYMERKQPLIIVAGADYGQGSSRDWAAKGVRLAGVEAIAAEGFERIHRTNLIGMGVLPLEFKPGTTRKTLGLDGTETYDVIGERSARCDLTLVITRKNGEVVEVPMTCRLDTADEVITYDAGGVLQKFAQDFLKNA
- a CDS encoding GGDEF domain-containing protein; the protein is MTLDPASLLLTNAITSLALAAVLLLSRIGMGNDARGIGTWVFGDIVLAMGRCAAVATLLGLPFTVGRDFTSVAGCLGVIGLVAHVQALRSVAGHPARPILVVAQALGSALLLYLLALPLESLSHKMFLFSVMAMGYSAVTLWVLRPLLRFWGARLIALMMLISLVMRLGLLLTWNDVDIPPSSSQNLSDGLRAPVLVFQLAMAMLVTGGFVLLMHERLRARIERLVVTDALTGTVNRHGIMPLLQDAWAQALRHGRPVSVVMFDLDHFKRINDLYGHAIGDEVLTGFAACISSQLQDNDTLSRWGDEEFLLLLNDTEIAKAHAIADRLRQLVAGVSLDERIPSVTVSAGVASIESLQGMDDTQATDSLMDMLDAADRRLYLAKRQRNCVVSVDGDLEALPGFSASQ